One window of the Granulicella arctica genome contains the following:
- a CDS encoding sensor histidine kinase, whose protein sequence is MPKTFWRSLRSRILLLVVLTFLFLAAAAISLFTFLRNRHAETLSLTEHHLVSVAASLARNYADHRTADNSLLLIEPGPPPPPPPPMGAPPPPGPPQRKGRPFPKPDPLKEISTETLEREDGVEGGFYAARADALIGYAFPTHEGPGAEKGMPERERPTIENLAREAVAANAIKTFRFEGPHDAILFVAAPIHEPSQTGQPAETTDEVTGAAWLMERLPGIEGGKNRELLFGSVGFGIAALMTALLAVFVTTEIRSGVNIVLQRLGSMEGGLPAAREQLQGRPPLEEFDRVLHGIDSLAFALQEKIENERTLESQVRHNERLSALGQFAAGIAHELRNPLGTIRMRTQMWQRSTDAEAAKRSSAVILEEIDRLDTIISRLLYFARPIQLQLQTVSLDDLCAVTASTWADKEAAKGVQIICKPTDQVVVTADRGRLLQVFDNLMENAVYSALHSAEEGGTVTISTTLDAEFARIDFADDGRGFTPAVLSHAMDPFYTTKDTGTGLGLSISFEIVQAHGGELLLANRDGGGAVASVRLPLNKDDRDTLRQADEEAGQDV, encoded by the coding sequence ATGCCGAAGACATTTTGGAGAAGCCTTCGTTCACGCATCTTGTTGCTCGTCGTTCTGACGTTTCTCTTCCTCGCAGCCGCCGCCATTAGTTTGTTTACGTTTCTCCGCAATCGCCATGCAGAAACGCTCTCCCTGACCGAGCATCATCTTGTCAGCGTGGCGGCCAGTCTCGCACGCAACTACGCCGACCATCGGACGGCAGATAATTCACTGCTATTGATTGAACCGGGGCCCCCTCCTCCGCCTCCACCACCCATGGGCGCACCTCCGCCTCCCGGTCCCCCTCAACGTAAAGGACGCCCCTTTCCCAAGCCCGATCCTCTCAAGGAGATCTCGACAGAAACCTTGGAGCGCGAGGACGGCGTCGAAGGAGGGTTTTACGCCGCCAGAGCAGATGCTCTTATTGGCTATGCCTTCCCAACACACGAGGGACCAGGTGCGGAGAAGGGTATGCCGGAGAGAGAACGGCCCACCATTGAGAATCTCGCGCGTGAAGCGGTAGCGGCAAACGCTATCAAGACCTTTCGCTTTGAGGGGCCGCACGACGCCATCCTATTCGTAGCGGCTCCGATCCATGAGCCGTCACAGACGGGTCAACCCGCCGAGACTACCGATGAAGTTACTGGCGCTGCCTGGCTTATGGAGCGTCTGCCCGGGATCGAGGGGGGCAAGAACCGAGAACTCTTATTTGGAAGTGTCGGCTTCGGCATCGCCGCGCTGATGACCGCGCTGCTCGCGGTATTCGTTACAACTGAGATTCGCAGCGGAGTGAACATTGTCCTTCAACGATTGGGTTCAATGGAGGGCGGCTTGCCGGCAGCTCGTGAGCAGTTGCAGGGCCGTCCGCCGCTCGAAGAATTCGACCGCGTTCTCCACGGTATCGACTCGCTGGCTTTCGCCCTGCAAGAGAAGATCGAGAACGAGCGGACGTTGGAATCTCAGGTGCGTCACAACGAACGGCTCTCCGCGTTGGGGCAGTTTGCCGCTGGTATCGCGCATGAGCTTCGCAATCCACTGGGAACGATCAGAATGCGGACGCAGATGTGGCAGAGATCTACTGACGCGGAAGCAGCCAAGCGGAGCAGCGCGGTGATCCTCGAAGAGATTGACCGCCTAGATACAATCATCAGCCGTCTCCTTTATTTCGCCAGACCGATCCAACTCCAACTCCAGACTGTCTCGCTCGATGACCTATGCGCGGTCACTGCCTCGACATGGGCGGACAAAGAAGCGGCTAAAGGTGTCCAGATTATCTGTAAGCCAACAGACCAAGTTGTCGTCACGGCAGACCGAGGGCGGCTATTGCAGGTATTCGACAACCTCATGGAGAACGCCGTTTATTCGGCATTGCATTCCGCCGAGGAGGGCGGAACCGTAACGATCAGCACAACCCTTGATGCTGAATTTGCCCGGATCGACTTTGCGGACGACGGGCGGGGGTTCACGCCAGCAGTTCTAAGTCATGCGATGGACCCGTTCTACACCACTAAAGACACAGGAACCGGACTTGGTCTTTCCATCTCCTTTGAGATTGTGCAGGCTCACGGAGGCGAGTTACTTCTTGCCAACCGCGATGGTGGAGGAGCCGTAGCCTCAGTCCGGCTTCCTCTGAATAAAGATGATCGCGATACGCTAAGACAGGCGGATGAAGAGGCAGGACAAGATGTCTGA
- a CDS encoding MFS transporter, whose amino-acid sequence MVNATEIDPSKKRSIHAFEATNFFLADVQTGLGPFLAAYLAGAGWEPGRVGMALTIGGIITVVLQAPAGAIVDQLRSKRLILILASAVLAVGAILLSITAAPWAVYTSQVLIGGAGPFLGPTLAAVTMGIVGVSFFDRQFGKNQSFNSAGNVACALLVAGMSLFFGNRAIFITAAVLTIPTVLAIWAIRSKDIDYDLARGGAIQVEGKEVAARVSVMNTLLRDRALLVFLACAFLFHFANAAMLPQLGEMLSHTSRASAAPFMSACIIVTQAVIMCFAPAIGRFANLHGRKPLLLVGFGVLPIRALLYTLTHKTESLIAIQLLDGVANAVFGVVSILVVADRTRATGRFNLVQGSLATAVGLGAALSTTFGGKLIQHFSYRVSFLSLGAIAVLAFALLWTAIPETLTDENEPDKNASPPLDTQEIPA is encoded by the coding sequence ATGGTCAACGCTACGGAAATCGATCCCAGCAAGAAACGAAGCATCCACGCCTTTGAGGCGACGAACTTCTTTCTCGCCGACGTGCAGACCGGCCTCGGGCCGTTTCTCGCTGCCTACCTTGCGGGAGCCGGTTGGGAGCCGGGACGAGTCGGCATGGCGTTGACCATCGGCGGTATCATCACTGTTGTTCTACAGGCTCCGGCTGGCGCGATTGTCGATCAACTCAGATCGAAGAGACTGATTCTCATATTGGCCTCAGCCGTTCTCGCCGTAGGAGCTATCCTGCTGAGCATCACCGCTGCGCCTTGGGCGGTGTATACCTCTCAAGTGCTCATCGGAGGTGCTGGGCCATTTCTGGGACCGACACTTGCTGCCGTCACCATGGGAATTGTCGGCGTGTCCTTCTTCGATCGTCAGTTTGGGAAAAATCAATCCTTCAACTCGGCTGGTAACGTGGCGTGCGCGCTTCTGGTTGCTGGCATGAGTCTCTTCTTCGGAAACCGAGCTATCTTCATCACGGCTGCTGTGCTGACTATTCCAACGGTGCTCGCCATCTGGGCGATCAGGAGCAAGGACATTGACTATGACCTCGCCCGTGGAGGAGCTATTCAGGTAGAAGGGAAGGAAGTCGCTGCGAGAGTCTCCGTGATGAATACGCTGCTTAGAGACCGGGCTTTGCTGGTCTTTCTTGCCTGTGCTTTCCTCTTCCACTTTGCAAATGCGGCGATGTTGCCGCAATTAGGCGAAATGCTTTCGCATACTTCGCGGGCTTCTGCAGCTCCGTTTATGTCAGCCTGCATCATCGTGACTCAGGCAGTCATCATGTGCTTCGCCCCAGCCATTGGACGATTCGCTAACCTGCATGGCCGGAAGCCATTGCTGTTGGTCGGCTTCGGAGTGCTTCCGATCCGCGCACTTCTCTATACCCTCACTCACAAAACGGAGAGCCTAATCGCAATCCAACTGCTCGACGGCGTCGCAAACGCAGTCTTTGGTGTTGTCTCTATCCTCGTAGTGGCGGACAGAACTCGTGCCACGGGACGCTTCAATCTCGTTCAAGGCAGTCTCGCAACAGCAGTCGGGCTCGGCGCAGCTCTCAGCACGACGTTTGGCGGGAAGCTGATCCAGCACTTCAGCTACCGAGTCTCTTTCTTGTCTTTGGGAGCCATCGCCGTCCTGGCGTTTGCATTGCTGTGGACGGCGATTCCC
- a CDS encoding SOS response-associated peptidase, whose product MCGRYRRKSDKQKIAEAFHVNGPGLDSLILEPNDDIRPTTFQPIIRADEEGASSMELARWGFIPFFHKGDKFPPITFNARAEGVEKAPMWRHSLEAKRCLVPADSFFEWKHIAKKGNPKYEFLVGGSTPFAFAGLWSGWTNPIDKTELHSFTIITTDPNSLLEQYHNRMPVILKSSEYARWLTEDRVPIDLLRPFNPEAMTATCVDPGTAVAANEATLFDSL is encoded by the coding sequence ATGTGCGGTCGCTATCGACGTAAGTCGGACAAACAGAAGATTGCGGAAGCCTTTCACGTCAACGGTCCGGGCTTAGACTCGCTCATCCTTGAGCCCAACGATGACATTCGACCGACGACCTTTCAACCGATCATCCGAGCAGACGAAGAAGGCGCTTCATCGATGGAGCTCGCCCGGTGGGGCTTCATTCCCTTCTTTCACAAGGGCGACAAGTTTCCGCCGATCACGTTCAACGCGCGAGCCGAAGGCGTCGAGAAGGCTCCCATGTGGCGGCATTCTCTTGAGGCGAAACGATGCCTGGTACCGGCCGACTCGTTTTTCGAGTGGAAGCACATCGCGAAGAAGGGTAATCCCAAGTACGAGTTCTTAGTAGGAGGAAGTACGCCGTTCGCCTTTGCCGGTCTCTGGAGCGGCTGGACGAACCCCATCGATAAGACCGAGCTGCACAGCTTCACCATCATCACGACCGATCCGAATTCCTTACTGGAGCAATATCACAATCGAATGCCGGTGATTCTCAAATCCAGCGAGTACGCACGATGGCTCACTGAAGATCGAGTGCCGATCGACCTCCTAAGGCCATTCAACCCTGAAGCCATGACGGCAACCTGTGTTGATCCAGGGACCGCAGTCGCAGCTAATGAAGCCACTCTCTTCGACAGCCTCTGA
- a CDS encoding M20/M25/M40 family metallo-hydrolase yields MCSRRFVLTFALILAAPIAARGQHRGKSAAVIAPAEPEHLDLDMYSRIRDEGFNHSHVMEYAGALFDDIGPRLTGSPAMARANEWTRSQLAAMGLSDAHLESWGEFGMAWTQQNASLTLVKPSASILLAQATPWSPATPGPVTADVIMVSGLNSEADFAQWKGKLKGKVILYGEAPENPSVDPDNVPAMELYKPGSPPVLPYSLLKPDRLANSSYGPIEPIFTHKTFLEKAAHFFAAEGAVALLEPGGSGGTLHDDSNYSMGWFVYLPDHKQPIPEEVISDEAYDRMGRLLDQHVPTSVTIDVNTRFGDEHTKGYNTIAEISGIDPGFRDQVVMVGGHLDSWIAGTGATDNGAGAIVAMEAMRILSTLHIQPRRSIRIALWSGEEQGILGSLGYVQRHFATLHTSDSKGDANLPQAMRPTSAPPTLKPEAAGLDAYFNLDSGSGRITGVGTQGNQGAATIFAEWMKPLADLGVTSISMQSGAGSDDASFQMAGLPGFGFVQVQRDYQSRTHHSNLDTYEHLSEPDLKQAAVVEAIFLYNTAMRDDMLPRPSLPVGIVPDKPLEGLYPDAAK; encoded by the coding sequence ATGTGCTCTCGCCGGTTTGTGCTCACCTTTGCCTTGATACTGGCTGCACCTATCGCAGCGCGAGGCCAGCATAGAGGGAAATCAGCCGCAGTCATCGCCCCGGCTGAACCCGAGCACCTCGACCTCGACATGTATTCCCGCATCCGCGACGAAGGCTTCAATCACTCTCATGTCATGGAGTATGCCGGCGCCCTGTTCGATGACATAGGCCCCCGCCTCACCGGTTCGCCCGCCATGGCACGCGCCAACGAGTGGACCCGGAGTCAACTCGCAGCCATGGGCTTGAGCGACGCCCACCTCGAAAGCTGGGGCGAGTTCGGTATGGCTTGGACCCAACAGAACGCCTCGCTCACGCTGGTGAAGCCCTCCGCATCCATTCTTCTAGCTCAGGCCACCCCTTGGTCGCCCGCCACTCCTGGCCCTGTCACTGCAGACGTAATTATGGTTTCCGGCTTGAACAGCGAAGCCGATTTCGCGCAGTGGAAAGGCAAGCTCAAGGGCAAAGTCATCCTCTATGGAGAAGCACCCGAGAATCCTTCTGTCGACCCAGACAACGTCCCGGCGATGGAGCTCTATAAACCCGGCAGTCCTCCTGTTCTTCCGTATTCCCTCCTAAAGCCGGATCGTCTCGCCAACTCCTCGTATGGACCAATTGAACCGATCTTCACCCACAAAACCTTCCTCGAAAAAGCCGCTCACTTCTTTGCTGCAGAAGGCGCTGTCGCTCTTCTAGAGCCAGGCGGGTCCGGCGGCACTCTCCACGACGATTCCAACTACTCCATGGGATGGTTTGTGTACCTACCCGACCACAAACAGCCCATCCCCGAAGAGGTCATCTCCGACGAAGCCTACGACCGCATGGGACGGCTCCTCGACCAGCATGTACCGACAAGTGTGACGATCGACGTAAACACGCGCTTCGGCGACGAACACACCAAAGGCTACAACACCATCGCGGAGATCTCTGGCATCGACCCTGGTTTTAGAGACCAGGTTGTCATGGTCGGCGGCCACCTCGATAGCTGGATCGCCGGCACCGGCGCCACTGACAACGGCGCTGGCGCCATCGTCGCCATGGAAGCCATGCGCATTCTCAGCACGCTGCACATACAGCCACGCCGCAGCATTCGCATCGCGCTCTGGAGCGGCGAGGAACAGGGAATCCTTGGCTCGCTGGGCTACGTCCAACGCCACTTCGCGACCCTGCATACCTCCGACAGCAAGGGAGATGCCAACCTACCGCAAGCCATGCGCCCCACGAGCGCTCCGCCCACCCTCAAGCCCGAGGCAGCCGGCCTTGATGCGTACTTCAACCTGGACTCTGGCTCCGGACGAATTACCGGCGTAGGTACACAAGGAAACCAGGGAGCCGCCACGATCTTTGCGGAGTGGATGAAACCTCTCGCCGACCTCGGCGTCACCTCCATCTCCATGCAGTCAGGCGCGGGCTCTGATGATGCGTCCTTCCAGATGGCGGGCCTTCCCGGCTTCGGCTTTGTGCAAGTGCAACGCGACTACCAGAGCCGCACCCATCACTCGAATCTCGATACGTACGAGCATCTCAGCGAGCCGGACCTTAAGCAGGCCGCAGTGGTCGAAGCCATCTTTCTCTACAACACCGCCATGCGCGACGACATGCTTCCCCGCCCAAGCCTCCCCGTCGGTATCGTCCCCGATAAGCCACTCGAAGGCCTCTATCCGGATGCGGCAAAGTAG
- a CDS encoding sigma-54-dependent transcriptional regulator has translation MSEVLIVDDDHNFRETLRELLSDAGYQTRIATNAEEGIALLQTTTPDLTLCDWKMPGGGGEQFLKSLQSEGLLTTMPVIILTAHGTGPNAMQAMQLGAYDFITKPLDIDLALATVARAVRHMELQREVEVLRQQRFRDSSLEDLIESDEGSKPQLIGNSPAWIEVFKNIGRVAATDVGVLLLGESGTGKEVVARAIHQNSARSRRSFIILNCAALPPELLESELFGHERGAFTGAVAQKRGKFEAADGGTIFLDEIGELPLSLQPKLLRVLQEHTFERVGGTASIHAAVRVIAATNRPLEDDVEQKSFRADLFYRLNAFTVRLPPLRERQSDILPLAEYFLARYAQRNQLAATGLAADTVVALQNYSFPGNVRELEHLIERAAVKAGGRAITAELIQEELAREKSAAPGIFDAQAAEALPFHEAVARWERHLLEQALKASHGNKSDAARRLGIHRRLLYEKLTQLGMLSSSAF, from the coding sequence ATGTCTGAAGTGCTCATCGTCGACGACGATCACAACTTTCGTGAAACGCTGCGGGAACTGCTGTCGGATGCCGGATATCAGACACGCATCGCAACGAATGCTGAAGAAGGGATCGCCTTGCTTCAGACGACGACCCCCGACCTTACGCTCTGCGATTGGAAGATGCCCGGTGGAGGAGGAGAGCAGTTTCTCAAGAGTCTCCAGTCCGAAGGGCTGCTGACCACGATGCCTGTCATCATTCTCACCGCCCATGGCACCGGGCCGAACGCGATGCAGGCGATGCAGCTTGGCGCCTATGACTTCATTACAAAGCCTCTCGACATCGACTTGGCCCTCGCCACCGTCGCACGCGCAGTCCGTCACATGGAATTGCAGCGCGAGGTTGAAGTCTTAAGACAGCAACGGTTCAGAGACAGCTCTCTCGAAGACCTTATTGAATCTGACGAAGGGTCGAAGCCTCAGCTCATCGGCAACTCGCCGGCATGGATTGAAGTCTTCAAGAATATCGGCAGAGTCGCCGCCACCGACGTTGGAGTCCTGCTGCTGGGAGAATCTGGCACAGGAAAGGAAGTCGTTGCACGCGCGATTCACCAAAACAGCGCTAGAAGCCGTCGTTCGTTCATCATCCTCAACTGTGCAGCCTTGCCTCCCGAGTTGCTGGAGTCCGAACTCTTCGGACATGAACGCGGTGCCTTCACCGGCGCAGTCGCGCAGAAGCGCGGAAAGTTTGAAGCCGCAGATGGCGGAACGATCTTCCTGGATGAGATCGGAGAATTGCCGCTGTCGCTTCAGCCCAAGCTCTTGCGCGTGCTGCAGGAGCACACCTTCGAGCGGGTCGGCGGAACGGCTTCCATACATGCAGCTGTCAGGGTCATTGCCGCAACGAATCGTCCGCTGGAGGATGATGTCGAGCAGAAGAGCTTCCGTGCTGATCTGTTCTATCGCCTGAACGCCTTTACGGTTCGGCTCCCGCCACTGCGAGAACGCCAATCCGACATCCTTCCATTAGCAGAGTATTTTCTTGCGCGCTACGCTCAACGAAATCAACTCGCCGCGACTGGCCTAGCTGCCGATACGGTTGTGGCCTTGCAAAACTACTCTTTCCCCGGGAATGTGCGGGAACTAGAGCATTTGATCGAACGAGCTGCCGTCAAGGCCGGGGGCCGGGCAATCACAGCCGAGCTCATACAGGAAGAACTAGCGAGAGAGAAGAGTGCCGCGCCGGGCATTTTCGACGCTCAGGCTGCCGAAGCACTGCCTTTCCACGAGGCGGTCGCCAGGTGGGAACGCCATCTTCTTGAACAAGCATTGAAGGCATCCCACGGTAACAAGTCGGATGCCGCGCGCAGGTTGGGAATCCACCGGCGGTTGCTCTATGAAAAGCTCACTCAACTGGGAATGCTTTCGTCTTCGGCATTTTGA
- the ku gene encoding non-homologous end joining protein Ku, whose amino-acid sequence MASQHELEPRREFFCFKGYEYEKGQYILIEPSELANLRVPSKHVIEVTQFVGLSDLIPEWVEKPYFGTPQDASQAESFAVVRKALQKTGRVAIGKIASSGREHVLAIAAADEGDRGGLMAYTLRYSSELRSQSDYFRDIKDVEIDEDSLELAEALIAKRSSKLDMNKFQDGYEVAVEELVETKIHHLPVPTDEVQQPTRGKVINLMDALKKSIGEDEGAKKKPVASVKSEAKKGMDLVKTPAKAAPRKKSA is encoded by the coding sequence ATGGCATCACAACACGAACTGGAGCCGCGACGAGAGTTCTTTTGTTTCAAGGGCTACGAGTACGAGAAAGGTCAGTACATCCTGATCGAGCCGTCGGAGCTCGCCAATCTACGCGTTCCCTCCAAGCACGTCATCGAGGTCACGCAGTTCGTAGGACTGAGCGACCTCATCCCCGAGTGGGTGGAGAAACCCTACTTCGGGACGCCGCAGGATGCCAGCCAGGCCGAGTCTTTTGCCGTCGTCCGCAAAGCGCTCCAAAAGACTGGGCGTGTGGCCATCGGCAAAATCGCCTCCTCCGGGCGCGAGCACGTGCTGGCGATTGCTGCAGCGGACGAGGGAGATCGCGGCGGGCTCATGGCCTACACCTTGCGGTATTCAAGCGAGCTGCGCAGCCAGAGCGACTACTTCCGCGACATCAAGGACGTGGAGATCGACGAAGATTCGCTCGAACTCGCTGAAGCTCTCATTGCTAAGCGATCAAGCAAGCTTGACATGAATAAGTTCCAAGATGGATACGAGGTCGCCGTCGAGGAACTGGTCGAGACCAAGATCCATCACCTGCCAGTTCCGACCGACGAAGTTCAGCAGCCAACACGTGGTAAGGTCATCAACCTGATGGATGCACTCAAGAAGAGCATCGGCGAGGACGAAGGCGCAAAGAAGAAGCCAGTCGCAAGCGTAAAGTCCGAGGCTAAGAAGGGCATGGATCTCGTCAAGACTCCCGCAAAAGCCGCACCCAGAAAGAAGTCCGCCTGA
- a CDS encoding glycoside hydrolase family 95 protein, with amino-acid sequence MTTSRRNFVLGSAAIAACPPRFGKAAIAAKSVPSEFWYSKPATRWMEALPLGNGRIGAMIYGELDAERIDLTESTVWSGAPSNANVSPSGLENLAAIRALEFAGRYGEAARLCQEHLLGRAESFGTHLPMATLQVALEGQAAVENYRRSLNLSDAIADVQYVQDRRMFRREFFSSNPADVLVAHLTCDRPKSMSGVISFAPLILPGAVSSPVSNTLVLKGRALEHLHSNGQQGVSFETRVRLLADGGQIATDGSVLHFKNADSITLLIAIATNYRRADVSTRCEKTLDDCRGMTFKRLRAAHIADHRALFNRVTIDLGTNPRAEMKPTDQRRKAVQAGEVDPGLSALFFQYGRYLTIAGSRHTSPLPLALQGIWNDGLASSMGWTDDFHLDINTQQNYWLAEVGNLSECQTPLFDFVDNLRVAGRTTARELYGMPGWVCHVVTNPWGFTAPGWGLGWGLFVTAGLWISLQLWEHYRFSLDKDFLRQRLYPILKEAAEFFLAYMVVHPRHGWLVTGPSVSPENSFIAPDGEHCSESMGPTCDRVLVFSLLTNYLEASIVLDIDHEFQAKVKTVRDSLPPLQIGKHGQLQEWLEDFDEAQPGHRHTSHLIALYPEHQISISATPALAKAARVTIERRITQPDWEDSEWSRANLINYYARLLNGNAAHQQLLGLIAHATEDSLLTYSRGGVAGATSNIFSLDGNTAGAAGIAEMLLQSHAGEIHLLPALPATWPSGSIRGLRARGGIEVAIVWAKGKMITASLTSTRNQNCLVRYGSGTASIKLPRGYSMDLYPDQFRTH; translated from the coding sequence TTGACAACCTCAAGACGCAACTTCGTATTGGGTTCTGCTGCTATCGCCGCGTGCCCCCCACGATTCGGCAAAGCGGCTATAGCGGCTAAGAGTGTTCCGTCGGAATTCTGGTATTCCAAGCCCGCTACCCGCTGGATGGAAGCTCTTCCACTCGGTAATGGCCGGATCGGTGCCATGATCTACGGCGAACTCGATGCAGAGCGGATTGATCTTACCGAGTCGACTGTATGGTCCGGCGCTCCAAGCAACGCGAACGTTAGCCCTAGCGGGCTTGAGAACCTCGCTGCCATACGCGCTCTCGAGTTCGCGGGCCGCTACGGTGAGGCCGCCCGGCTATGTCAAGAACATCTCCTGGGACGCGCCGAGTCATTTGGGACCCACCTTCCGATGGCTACGCTCCAAGTCGCCCTCGAAGGGCAAGCAGCGGTTGAGAACTACCGTAGGTCTCTGAACCTTTCAGATGCGATTGCCGATGTCCAGTATGTGCAGGATCGTCGTATGTTTCGACGAGAGTTTTTCTCCTCCAATCCTGCAGATGTTCTAGTCGCTCATCTCACGTGTGACCGACCGAAGTCGATGAGCGGCGTCATATCGTTCGCGCCGCTCATCCTGCCCGGCGCCGTAAGTTCACCTGTTAGCAACACGCTTGTCCTCAAAGGACGTGCATTGGAACATTTGCATAGCAACGGGCAACAAGGCGTTTCCTTTGAAACTCGCGTCCGCCTTCTTGCCGATGGAGGCCAGATTGCCACGGACGGCAGCGTCCTTCATTTTAAGAACGCCGATTCGATTACGCTTCTGATCGCCATTGCGACGAACTACCGCCGGGCTGATGTTTCGACTCGCTGCGAGAAGACTTTAGACGATTGTCGCGGGATGACCTTTAAGCGCCTTCGGGCAGCTCATATCGCCGACCACCGGGCCCTCTTCAATCGAGTCACTATCGATCTAGGTACTAACCCAAGAGCGGAGATGAAGCCGACAGACCAAAGACGAAAAGCCGTTCAAGCCGGCGAAGTTGATCCGGGACTTTCGGCGCTTTTCTTTCAGTATGGGCGATATCTAACCATCGCCGGTTCTCGTCACACTTCTCCCCTGCCGCTTGCTTTGCAAGGTATCTGGAACGACGGACTGGCCTCGAGCATGGGATGGACCGACGACTTTCACCTCGATATCAACACACAGCAGAACTACTGGCTTGCCGAGGTGGGCAATCTCTCCGAGTGCCAGACGCCACTGTTCGACTTTGTCGACAATCTCCGCGTTGCCGGGCGAACCACCGCACGCGAGTTATACGGCATGCCAGGCTGGGTGTGCCATGTCGTCACCAATCCTTGGGGATTCACCGCCCCCGGGTGGGGACTTGGTTGGGGTCTCTTTGTCACGGCTGGCCTATGGATTTCACTGCAGCTATGGGAGCACTATCGCTTTAGTCTCGACAAGGACTTCTTGCGACAGCGCCTGTATCCCATCCTCAAGGAAGCTGCTGAATTCTTTCTGGCGTACATGGTTGTGCATCCCCGGCACGGATGGTTAGTGACTGGACCGTCCGTCTCTCCAGAAAACTCCTTCATTGCTCCTGACGGCGAACACTGCTCTGAATCGATGGGACCTACCTGCGATCGTGTGCTGGTTTTTTCGCTGCTGACGAACTACCTTGAGGCGTCAATAGTTCTTGATATTGACCACGAGTTTCAAGCAAAGGTGAAAACAGTGCGAGACAGTCTTCCGCCATTGCAGATTGGGAAACATGGTCAATTGCAGGAATGGCTGGAAGACTTCGACGAGGCGCAGCCCGGCCATCGTCATACCAGCCATCTCATCGCCCTCTATCCTGAACACCAGATATCGATTTCTGCTACGCCGGCCCTTGCTAAGGCAGCACGTGTCACGATCGAGAGGAGGATCACTCAGCCGGACTGGGAGGATTCGGAATGGAGTCGAGCGAATCTCATCAACTACTACGCCCGGCTATTGAATGGAAATGCAGCGCACCAACAGCTTCTCGGCTTGATCGCGCATGCCACAGAGGACTCGTTGCTGACCTATTCCCGAGGTGGTGTTGCCGGCGCAACGAGTAACATCTTCTCTCTTGATGGAAATACCGCGGGCGCAGCAGGAATTGCGGAGATGCTCCTTCAATCGCACGCTGGGGAGATTCATCTTCTCCCAGCCCTTCCTGCCACGTGGCCCAGCGGAAGCATTCGAGGATTGCGTGCACGAGGAGGGATAGAGGTGGCTATCGTATGGGCGAAAGGCAAGATGATCACTGCGTCCCTCACAAGCACACGGAACCAGAACTGCTTGGTTCGTTATGGAAGCGGCACTGCTTCCATAAAGCTTCCCCGAGGTTACAGCATGGATCTGTACCCCGATCAGTTCCGCACACACTAA